The following are encoded together in the Citrus sinensis cultivar Valencia sweet orange chromosome 1, DVS_A1.0, whole genome shotgun sequence genome:
- the LOC102617076 gene encoding probable caffeoyl-CoA O-methyltransferase At4g26220 isoform X1, giving the protein MTDKAKQAASSKGLLQSEDLYRYILETSVYPREPEPLKKIRDVTADHPWAMMGTAPDAGQLMAMLLRLVNAKKTIEIGVFTGYSLLLTALTIPEDGQITAIDVNRETYEIGLPIIKKAGVDHKINFIESEALSVLDQLLKDSENEGSFDYAFVDADKDNYCNYHERLMKLLKVGGIAVYDNTLWGGTVAVPEEQVPDHFRGSSRQAILDLNRSLADDPRVQLSHVALGDGITICRRIF; this is encoded by the exons ATGACAGACAAAGCAAAACAAGCAGCAAGTAGCAAGGGATTGTTGCAAAGTGAAGATTTATACAGG TATATCCTTGAGACGAGTGTTTACCCAAGAGAGCCAGAGCCGCTGAAGAAGATAAGAGATGTTACTGCTGACCATCCATG GGCCATGATGGGCACTGCACCGGATGCAGGTCAGTTAATGGCCATGCTCTTGAGGCTAGTGAATGCCAAGAAAACTATTGAAATTGGAGTTTTCACTGGATATTCTCTTCTCCTCACTGCACTCACAATTCCAGAGGATGGTCAG ATTACAGCAATTGATGTGAATCGTGAAACATATGAAATAGGATTACCTATCATTAAAAAGGCTGGAGTTGATCACAAGATAAACTTCATTGAATCCGAGGCACTATCAGTTCTTGATCAGCTACTAAAAGAT AGTGAAAATGAAGGCAGTTTTGACTATGCTTTTGTGGATGCCGACAAGGACAACTACTGTAACTACCATGAGAGGTTGATGAAGTTGTTGAAAGTGGGCGGTATAGCTGTCTATGACAACACACTCTGGGGGGGAACAGTTGCAGTGCCTGAAGAGCAGGTTCCGGACCATTTTAGAGGCAGCAGCAGGCAAGCAATATTGGACCTTAACAGATCACTTGCGGATGATCCTCGTGTCCAACTTTCTCATGTTGCTTTAGGTGATGGGATCACAATCTGCAGGCGtatattctga
- the LOC102617076 gene encoding probable caffeoyl-CoA O-methyltransferase At4g26220 isoform X2 yields the protein MLILRAMMGTAPDAGQLMAMLLRLVNAKKTIEIGVFTGYSLLLTALTIPEDGQITAIDVNRETYEIGLPIIKKAGVDHKINFIESEALSVLDQLLKDSENEGSFDYAFVDADKDNYCNYHERLMKLLKVGGIAVYDNTLWGGTVAVPEEQVPDHFRGSSRQAILDLNRSLADDPRVQLSHVALGDGITICRRIF from the exons ATG TTAATTCTCAGGGCCATGATGGGCACTGCACCGGATGCAGGTCAGTTAATGGCCATGCTCTTGAGGCTAGTGAATGCCAAGAAAACTATTGAAATTGGAGTTTTCACTGGATATTCTCTTCTCCTCACTGCACTCACAATTCCAGAGGATGGTCAG ATTACAGCAATTGATGTGAATCGTGAAACATATGAAATAGGATTACCTATCATTAAAAAGGCTGGAGTTGATCACAAGATAAACTTCATTGAATCCGAGGCACTATCAGTTCTTGATCAGCTACTAAAAGAT AGTGAAAATGAAGGCAGTTTTGACTATGCTTTTGTGGATGCCGACAAGGACAACTACTGTAACTACCATGAGAGGTTGATGAAGTTGTTGAAAGTGGGCGGTATAGCTGTCTATGACAACACACTCTGGGGGGGAACAGTTGCAGTGCCTGAAGAGCAGGTTCCGGACCATTTTAGAGGCAGCAGCAGGCAAGCAATATTGGACCTTAACAGATCACTTGCGGATGATCCTCGTGTCCAACTTTCTCATGTTGCTTTAGGTGATGGGATCACAATCTGCAGGCGtatattctga
- the LOC102617955 gene encoding uncharacterized protein LOC102617955: MLHRSFKPAKCKTSLKLASSRIKLLKNKRGAQVKQLKRELAQLLESGQDQTARIRVEHVVREENTMAAYDLLEIYCELIVTRLPIVESQKNCPIDLKEAICSVIFASPRCADIPELMDVRKMFTSKYGKDFVSAAAELRPDCGVSRLLVEKLSVKAPDGPTKIKILTAIAEEHNIKWDPKSFGEKDSRPSEDLLNGPSTFSSASQMFVNPSNVQSPPNLDDKGHSIFHAPTKTNEIHGAPANVHEHNLRPPSSQTDSGANKTNFSAAFHPESMPTGSGTERMEFRHSYSGDGNASSMGGQNWNMEFKDAAAAARSAAESAERASLAARAAAELSSRGNNAWQYSADTRRDEELSRYANSTLHSEHHAKGPVNILHGRNSRMDYEQFNNHQQDDVAGVADNSHGDSLKSTNKSGQSASLKPTAASADGSAFVNNLQMADRYSRKNSSELGQKDNLSEISLKEQSSQSEVDYAGKLQGMDSKSFDDLEEAKFRNQSSHYASYSRSSTFSDDHDVSNYYNRSLGSDADENPFAVNNEGVIRTNSNKANFPVSASVVYDDYVSDEDEPKIDLQHQQKGHEYLEFSPHSGKSPTHMFSDTNAWREKQNIDESPRLPISRSHFSMEHQSDPVFTESWKSSTVPSQPDEMLPATFDDYDVPISKSEEELDKAKQDKSKDTNEGNIYSRTSEMTQGENHGFFSSFVDEENGSPSKPWLQSSSFDDPYSQSHRVGEGKHEQSQQPSRFSMGHEVRDNVLAKSVEDTETSKDSSPESGKELNFAMLTGGLRNKGYKHPPYVVNPSHNALLSKETTDHTSTKTEESLSATVNVSVDSGATSQDTYNRDMRAEADTRPSAGAYVGSHGDDARDEHARQISTSSQEHYTKRGGIEENKRSSSRTQFKYFDSSNSDSEDDLPIEASTNKARFNSGLSRRTKASPSNSKGSFNSKATILSKPSVSPGYVEERNSPSRSLFSNQTSQRPLSRSKISDRLGSAAQPRLEEQAANKRIQESKRSSFNDRLKPSEKEQTSKSLRKIVTSGNTENLNSASSSEQTPSNKKVSHVHPKLPDFDALTAHLQSLRTDR, from the exons ATGCTTCACCGGAGTTTCAAGCCTGCAAAATG CAAAACGTCTTTAAAACTTGCGTCGTCGCGTATAAAGCTACTGAAGAATAAAAGAGGAGCGCAGGTGAAGCAGCTGAAGAGGGAATTGGCTCAATTGCTGGAGTCCGGCCAGGACCAGACTGCCAGAATTCGG GTGGAACATGTGGTCAGGGAAGAGAACACGATGGCAGCATATGATCTCCTGGAGATTTACTGTGAACTTATTGTGACGCGGTTGCCAATTGTTGAGTCACAGAA AAACTGCCCAATCGACTTGAAGGAAGCTATTTGTAGTGTAATATTTGCATCTCCAAGATGTGCTGATATACCTGAACTCATGGATGTACGTAAAATGTTTACCTCAAAATATGGAAAAGATTTTGTATCTGCTGCTGCTGAACTGCGTCCTGATTGTGGCGTTAGTCGCTTG TTGGTTGAGAAATTATCAGTCAAAGCACCTGATGGTCcaaccaaaattaaaattctgaCTGCAATTGCTGAAGAACATAATATCAAATGGGATCCAAAGTCATTCGGAGAGAAAGATTCAAGGCCCTCTGAGGACTTGCTG AATGGGCCTAGTACTTTTAGCAGTGCTAGTCAAATGTTTGTGAACCCTTCGAATGTGCAATCTCCACCTAATCTTGATGACAAAGGACACTCAATTTTCCATGCTCCAACCAAGACCAATGAAATTCATGGTGCTCCTGCAAACGTTCACGAACACAACTTAAGACCTCCTAGTTCTCAAACAGACAGTGGTgccaataaaacaaatttttctgCTGCTTTTCATCCGGAGTCTATGCCTACAG GATCTGGTACTGAAAGGATGGAATTTAGGCATTCATATTCTGGAGATGGGAATGCTTCCTCTATGGGTGGCCAAAACTGGAATATGGAATTCAAggatgctgctgctgctgctcggTCAGCTGCTGAATCTGCTGAAAGAGCAAGTTTGGCTGCCAGAGCAGCTGCAGAACTTTCAAGTCGTGGGAATAATGCCTGGCAGTACTCGGCTGATACAAGAAGAGATGAAGAGCTGAGTAGATATGCAAACTCAACATTGCATAGTGAACATCATGCTAAAGGTCCGGTAAATATTCTTCATGGAAGGAATTCCAGGATGGATTATGAACAATTCAACAACCATCAGCAAGATGATGTGGCAGGAGTTGCAGATAATAGTCATGGGGACTCTCTCAAGAGTACCAATAAATCTGGCCAGTCAGCTTCCTTGAAGCCCACTGCAGCTTCTGCTGATGGATCAGCATTTGTGAATAATCTCCAAATGGCTGATAGATATTCTCGGAAGAACTCATCTGAATTAGGGCAGAAGGAcaatttaagtgaaattagTTTAAAGGAACAGTCTAGTCAATCTGAGGTAGATTATGCAGGCAAATTACAAGGTATGGATTCTAAGAGTTTTGATGATTTGGAAGAAGCAAAATTCAGAAACCAATCTAGTCATTATGCCTCTTATTCTCGTTCAAGCACATTTAGTGATGATCACGATGTATCCAATTACTACAACCGGAGTTTAGGAAGTGATGCTGATGAGAACCCTTTTGCTGTTAACAACGAGGGAGTTATCCGTACAAACTCTAATAAAGCAAATTTTCCTGTAAGTGCTTCTGTGGTCTATGATGATTATGTTTCAGATGAGGATGAGCCCAAAATTGATCTACAACATCAGCAAAAGGGACATGAATATTTGGAATTTTCACCCCATAGTGGAAAATCACCTACTCATATGTTTTCTGATACAAATGCGTGGAGGGAGAAGCAAAATATTGATGAGTCACCAAGACTTCCTATTTCACGATCCCACTTCTCCATGGAGCACCAATCAGATCCTGTGTTTACTGAGAGTTGGAAAAGTTCTACAGTTCCTTCTCAACCAGATGAGATGTTGCCTGCGActtttgatgattatgatgTTCCAATTTCAAAAAGTGAAGAGGAGCTGGACAAGGCTAAGCAAGATAAGAGTAAGGATACAAATGAAGGTAATATTTACTCTAGAACTTCAGAGATGACCCAAGGTGAGAATCATGGGTTCTTCAGTTCTTTTGTAGACGAGGAAAATGGGAGTCCTAGCAAGCCATGGTTACAGTCTTCGTCTTTTGATGACCCATATTCACAGAGTCACCGGGTAGGTGAAGGGAAGCATGAGCAGTCTCAACAACCTTCAAGGTTTTCAATGGGCCATGAAGTTAGGGACAATGTTCTGGCCAAATCCGTGGAAGATACTGAAACTTCAAAAGACTCCAGTCCGGAAAGTGGTAAAGAATTGAACTTTGCAATGTTGACAGGTGGCCTTCGGAATAAAGGTTATAAGCATCCGCCATATGTAGTGAATCCATCACATAATGCTTTATTATCTAAAGAGACAACCGATCATACTTCCACCAAGACTGAAGAATCACTCTCTGCAACTGTAAATGTTTCAGTTGATTCTGGGGCTACCAGTCAGGATACATACAATAGGGATATGAGGGCAGAAGCAGATACAAGGCCAAGCGCTGGAGCATATGTTGGTTCTCATGGTGATGATGCACGTGATGAACACGCACGGCAGATTTCTACTAGCAGCCAAGAGCATTACACTAAGAGAGGTGgtattgaagaaaataaaaggtcAAGCTCAAGAACCCAgttcaaatattttgattcaaGCAATAGTGATTCCGAGGATGACCTTCCTATAGAGGCTTCAACGAATAAAGCACGTTTCAACTCTGGATTATCTCGAAGGACAAAAGCATCTCCTTCAAACTCTAAGGGAAGTTTTAATTCGAAGGCTACAATTTTGTCAAAGCCATCAGTAAGTCCAGGCTATGTTGAAGAAAGGAATTCCCCTTCAAGGAGTTTATTTAGTAACCAAACCAGTCAAAGACCCTTATCTCGGAGTAAGATCTCAGATCGTTTAGGAAGTGCTGCGCAGCCTAGATTGGAGGAACAAGCGGCCAATAAGCGAATTCAAGAGTCAAAGAGATCTTCTTTCAATGACCGTTTGAAGCCATCCGAAAAGGAACAAACATCCAAATCCCTTCGTAAGATAGTAACATCAGGAAATACTGAAAATTTGAACTCTGCAAGTTCAAGTGAGCAGACTCCATCTAATAAGAAAGTTAGTCATGTTCACCCGAAGCTTCCTGACTTTGATGCATTAACTGCCCACTTGCAGTCTCTCCGAACAGATCGCTAG
- the LOC102618235 gene encoding probable phospholipase A2 homolog 1 isoform X1, which translates to MLLGAFVPFRTCVIAAFAFVFIIVFSESASALNDSQVKCSRTCVAENCNSVGIRYGKYCGVGWSGCPGEKPCDDLDACCKIHDECVDKKGLTNIKCHEKFKRCIKKVQKSAKVGFSRECPYDTVVPTMVQGMDMAILLSQLGGSKFEL; encoded by the exons ATGCTGCTTGGTGCATTCGTCCCGTTTCGGACGTGTGTCATCGCAGCATTCGCCTTTGTATTCATCATCGTCTTCTCCGAGTCCGCCAGTGCGCTCAACGATTCTCAG GTCAAATGCAGCAGAACTTGTGTTGCAGAGAACTGTAATT cTGTTGGGATTCGGTACGGGAAGTATTGTGGAGTAGGGTGGTCCGGCTGTCCTGGAGAGAAACCATGTGACGATCTGGATGCTTGTTGCAAGATCCACGATGAATGTGTCGATAAGAAAG GATTGACAAATATTAAATGCCACGAAAAGTTTAAGAGATGCATTAAGAAAGTACAGAAATCTGCAAAGGTCGGATTTTCTCGGGAATGTCCCTATGACACAGTGGTGCCCACTATGGTACAGGGTATGGACATGGCAATCTTACTGAGCCAATTAGGCGGCTCAAAGTTTGAACTATAA
- the LOC102618235 gene encoding uncharacterized protein LOC102618235 isoform X2: MRPIHAHFQRIKVAIILYFHLLERLLISNDNSHSMMACLQLACVLSCRRCHVAHWHSLDRFSLFRQRRLLCHSLSVAQSSCIVGQIQLSLPKGILVILINFFVNKQFFLSTQGKQTRVEDRREDGKREKKMLLGAFVPFRTCVIAAFAFVFIIVFSESASALNDSQLLGFGTGSIVE; the protein is encoded by the exons ATGAGGCCCATCCATGCCCactttcaaagaatcaaagTGGCAATTATACTGTACTTCCATTTACTAGAAAGATTATTGATATCTAACGACAACAGCCACTCAATGATGGCTTGCCTTCAATTAGCTTGTGTTCTGAGTTGTCGGAGATGCCATGTGGCGCATTGGCACTCGTTGGACAGATTTAGTTTGTTCAGACAAAGAAGGCTATTGTGTCACAGCCTCTCTGTGGCTCAGTCCAGTTGCATTGTTGGACAGATTCAATTGTCTCTGCCCAAGGGTATTCTAgtaattctaattaatttcttcgtcaataaacaattttttttaagcacaCAGGGCAAACAAACAAGAGTAGAAGACCGCAGAGAAGACGGAAAACGAGAGAAAAAAATGCTGCTTGGTGCATTCGTCCCGTTTCGGACGTGTGTCATCGCAGCATTCGCCTTTGTATTCATCATCGTCTTCTCCGAGTCCGCCAGTGCGCTCAACGATTCTCAG cTGTTGGGATTCGGTACGGGAAGTATTGTGGAGTAG
- the LOC102618516 gene encoding uncharacterized protein LOC102618516 produces MASKLQQLQSKACQASKFVSQHGTAYYKQLLEQNKQYIQEPPTVEKCNLLSKQLFYTRLASIPTRREAFLKELDYVKNLWKNRQDLKVEDAGIAALFGLECFAWFCAGEIVGRGFTFTGYYV; encoded by the exons ATGGCGTCAAAGTTACAACAGTTGCAATCCAAGGCATGCCAGGCGTCAAAGTTTGTATCGCAGCATGGAACTGCCTACTACAAGCAGTTGTTGGAGCAGAACAAGCAATACATTCAGGAGCCACCCACTGTGGAGAAATGCAACTTGTTGTCGAAACAATTGTTTTACACTCGTCTTGCTag TATTCCCACAAGGCGTGAGGCATTCCTGAAGGAACTCGACTATGTCAAGAATTTATGGAAGAACAGGCAAGATCTGAAGGTTGAGGATGCTGGCATTGCTGCATTGTTTGGTCTGGAGTGCTTTGCCTGGTTTTGTGCTGGCGAGATTGTGGGAAGGGGATTCACTTTCACTGGGTACTATGTCTGA